One window from the genome of Sesamum indicum cultivar Zhongzhi No. 13 linkage group LG15, S_indicum_v1.0, whole genome shotgun sequence encodes:
- the LOC105177664 gene encoding 3-ketodihydrosphingosine reductase, whose product MRSMASSPSPKGIAAIVGVGAQLGRSIARKFAHEGYTVAILARDLGRLSRFADEIAREEKAQVFAIRIDCSDSRSIKDAFEGVLSLGFVEVLVYNAYHPVSWTPTSFTGIRLDHFEKSLAVSSVGAFHCAQQVLPGMVDRGRGTILLTGCSASLNGIAGYSDLCCGKFALRALSQCLAREFQPLGVHVAHVIIDGIVGPPRGSSMPSTSHHRSSTSSVGEQQHSGGGDGYMDPDVLAQTYWQLHVQDRSTWTQEMDLRPGGPRLL is encoded by the exons ATGCGCAGCATGGCGAGCTCACCCTCGCCGAAAGGCATCGCCGCCATTGTCGGCGTTGGAGCCCAGCTCGGCCGTTCCATCGCCCGTAAATTCGCTCACGAAGGCTACACCGTCGCCATCCTCGCCCGCGACCTAG GTAGGTTATCGAGATTTGCAGACGAGATAGCGAGGGAAGAAAAGGCGCAAGTGTTCGCGATCCGAATTGACTGCTCGGACTCGCGGAGCATAAAGGATGCGTTCGAGGGGGTTCTCTCTTTGGGTTTCGTCGAAGTTTTAGTCTACAACGCCTACCACCCAGTATCGTGGACCCCCACCAGCTTCACTGGCATCCGCCTCGACCATTTCGAGAAATCACTCGCCGTTTCCTCCGTCGGCGCCTTCCACTGCGCACAACAG GTGTTGCCTGGAATGGTGGATAGAGGGAGAGGGACGATTCTTTTAACGGGTTGCTCAGCCTCGCTCAACGGCATTGCCGGTTACTCGGATTTAT GTTGTGGGAAATTTGCATTGAGAGCCTTATCACAATGCCTGGCTCGAGAGTTCCAGCCACTTGGAGTACACGTGGCTCATGTCATCATCGACGGCATCGTCGGCCCCCCTAG GGGCAGCAGTATGCCGTCAACTTCGCACCACAGATCGTCGACGTCTTCTGTTGGTGAACAACAACACAGTGGAGGAGGGGACGGTTACATGGACCCTGATGTTCTGGCTCAAACATACTGGCAATTGCATGTTCAGGACAGATCAACCTGGACCCAAGAGATGGATCTCCGCCCTGGCGGCCCCAGGCTCTTGTGA
- the LOC105177665 gene encoding zinc finger CCCH domain-containing protein 62 isoform X2: protein MAHEKSKKRNFIETSSSEESEPSLRESDDDAVEEISSSTSCNDDDDDDDEDNDDGSEWNDSEDDEAVDEDEECNYGYVDKDDEEAICKKVIQFIRGGSVLQELKLVECKAYLRKHSLRVSGSIEECIERIKEHWRLKEGNGEAFYPRSSFTIDCTGDVCKGDVVLFYQKVYQRFDKMTRRGSHLGRRTVAGRIVKESYGVARQQHTFTVRPILG, encoded by the exons ATGGCTCACGAGAAGTCCAAGAAACGGAATTTCATCGAAACTTCCTCTTCCGAGGAATCAGAACCATCACTGCGCGAGAGTGACGACGACGCTGTTGAGGAGATCAGTTCTTCCACTTCTTG taatgatgatgatgatgatgatgatgaagacaACGATGATGGGAGTGAGTGGAATGATTCAGAAGACGACGAGGCTGtcgatgaagatgaagaatgCAACTATGGCTATGTTGAtaaagatgatgaagaagcCATATGCAAAAAAGTTATTCAATTTATTCGAG GGGGGAGTGTCCTCCAAGAGCTAAAGCTGGTTGAATGTAAAGCATATCTTCGAAAACATAGTTTGAGAGTATCAGGAAGTATAGAAGAGTGTATAGAAAGGATCAAGGAGCACTGGAG GTTGAAAGAAGGGAATGGTGAAGCATTTTATCCGAGATCATCATTTACAATTGACTGCACTG GCGATGTCTGCAAGGGGGATGTTGTTTTGTTCTACCAGAAAGTATATCAGAG ATTTGACAAAATGACGAGGCGTGGAAGTCATTTGGGGAGGAGGACTGTCGCTGGGAGGATTGTAAAGGAAAGCTATGGTGTTGCCAGACAACAGCATACCTTCACGGTTAGACCAATTTTAG GTTGA
- the LOC105177665 gene encoding zinc finger CCCH domain-containing protein 62 isoform X1, translating into MAHEKSKKRNFIETSSSEESEPSLRESDDDAVEEISSSTSCNDDDDDDDEDNDDGSEWNDSEDDEAVDEDEECNYGYVDKDDEEAICKKVIQFIRGGSVLQELKLVECKAYLRKHSLRVSGSIEECIERIKEHWRLKEGNGEAFYPRSSFTIDCTGDVCKGDVVLFYQKVYQSWNRFDKMTRRGSHLGRRTVAGRIVKESYGVARQQHTFTVRPILG; encoded by the exons ATGGCTCACGAGAAGTCCAAGAAACGGAATTTCATCGAAACTTCCTCTTCCGAGGAATCAGAACCATCACTGCGCGAGAGTGACGACGACGCTGTTGAGGAGATCAGTTCTTCCACTTCTTG taatgatgatgatgatgatgatgatgaagacaACGATGATGGGAGTGAGTGGAATGATTCAGAAGACGACGAGGCTGtcgatgaagatgaagaatgCAACTATGGCTATGTTGAtaaagatgatgaagaagcCATATGCAAAAAAGTTATTCAATTTATTCGAG GGGGGAGTGTCCTCCAAGAGCTAAAGCTGGTTGAATGTAAAGCATATCTTCGAAAACATAGTTTGAGAGTATCAGGAAGTATAGAAGAGTGTATAGAAAGGATCAAGGAGCACTGGAG GTTGAAAGAAGGGAATGGTGAAGCATTTTATCCGAGATCATCATTTACAATTGACTGCACTG GCGATGTCTGCAAGGGGGATGTTGTTTTGTTCTACCAGAAAGTATATCAGAG TTGGAACAGATTTGACAAAATGACGAGGCGTGGAAGTCATTTGGGGAGGAGGACTGTCGCTGGGAGGATTGTAAAGGAAAGCTATGGTGTTGCCAGACAACAGCATACCTTCACGGTTAGACCAATTTTAG GTTGA
- the LOC105177667 gene encoding CDPK-related kinase 5 isoform X1, with amino-acid sequence MGICTSKPRPFPEPNLSDECKNAAVSAQDQENAVPAGNNDVNAKSSGNLDEKNRNEEKSGGGKKSPFFPFYSPSPAHYLFSKKSPARSPAPGSVTPRRFFKRPFPPPSPAKHIKAVLARRHGSVKPNEAAIPEGKEVSEALSLDKSFGFPKKFYDKYELGEEVGRGHFGYTCRSKFKKGELKGQEVAVKVIPKSKMTTAIAIEDVRKEVKILRALTGHSNLIQFYDAYEDHDNVYIVMELCEGGELLDRILSRGGKYTEEDAKTVMIQILNVVAFCHLQGVVHRDLKPENFLFTSKEENSLLKAIDFGLSDFVKPDERLNDIVGSAYYVAPEVLHRAYSTEADVWSIGVIAYILLCGSRPFWARTESGIFRAVVKAEPTYEEQPWPTLSSEAKDFVKRLLNKDPRKRMTAAQALCHPWIKTSNDVKVPLDILIFKLMRAYMRSSPLRKAALRALSKTLTADELFYLKEQFALLEPNKNGTISLDNVKAALKKNATDAMNESRVYDFLASLNALQYRRMDFEEFCAAALSVYQLEALERWEQHARCAYELFEKDGNRTIMIEELASELGLSPSVPVHAVLHDWIRHTDGKLSFLGFVKLLHGVSSRSLAKVH; translated from the exons ATGGGAATTTGTACTTCCAAACCCAGACCCTTTCCGGAACCCAATTTATCAGATGAGTGCAAGAACGCTGCTGTTTCGGCCCAGGATCAGGAGAACGCCGTTCCGGCGGGGAACAACGATGTTAATGCGAAAAGTTCTGGCAATCTTGATGAGAAAAATAGGAACGAGGAAAAGTCAGGAGGAGGTAAGAAATCtcccttttttcctttctacaGCCCTAGCCCAGCGCATTATTTGTTCTCCAAGAAGTCTCCGGCGAGATCTCCGGCGCCGGGGTCAGTAACGCCGAGGAGATTTTTCAAACGGCCGTTCCCGCCGCCATCGCCGGCGAAGCACATCAAGGCGGTGCTGGCGCGGCGGCATGGCTCTGTGAAGCCGAATGAGGCGGCGATACCAGAGGGGAAGGAGGTATCCGAGGCGTTGAGTCTGGACAAAAGTTTTGGGTTCCCGAAGAAGTTTTACGACAAGTATGAGCTTGGAGAGGAGGTCGGGAGAGGACATTTTGGGTATACTTGTCGGTCGAAGTTCAAGAAAGGTGAGCTCAAAGGGCAGGAAGTTGCCGTTAAGGTCATTCCAAAATCAAAG ATGACCACCGCTATTGCTATTGAAGATGTGAGAAAGGAGGTGAAAATATTGAGAGCTTTGACGGGACATAGCAATCTGATACAATTTTATGATGCTTATGAAGATCATGACAATGTCTACATCGTGATGGA GTTATGTGAAGGAGGGGAGCTTTTAGATAGAATACTTTCAAG GGGTGGGAAGTACACAGAAGAGGACGCAAAGACCGTGATGATACAAATACTGAATGTTGTTGCATTCTGCCATCTCCAAGGGGTGGTCCACCGGGATCTTAAACCCGAG AATTTCTTGTTTACTTCAAAGGAAGAAAACTCGTTACTGAAGGCCATAGATTTTGGTTTATCAGACTTCGTGAAACCAG ATGAAAGGCTTAATGACATTGTTGGCAGTGCATATTATGTGGCTCCTGAAGTATTACATCGAGCGTACAGTACCGAGGCTGACGTTTGGAGTATTGGTGTAATAGCATATATCCTGCTTTGTGGGAGCCGCCCATTTTGGGCTCGAACTGAGTCTGGCATCTTTCGTGCTGTTGTAAAAGCTGAACCAACATATGAAGAACAACCCTGGCCAACTCTGTCTTCTGAGGCCAAAGATTTTGTGAAACGTCTTCTAAATAAGGATCCAAGGAAAAGAATGACTGCAGCTCAAGCCCTTT GTCATCCATGGATAAAAACTTCTAACGACGTAAAGGTTCCTTTGGACATACTAATATTTAAGCTCATGAGAGCTTATATGCGTTCATCTCCCCTCCGGAAAGCTGCTTTACGG GCTTTATCAAAAACACTGACTGCTGATGAACTTTTCTATTTGAAGGAGCAATTTGCTCTATTGGAGCCAAACAAAAATGGCACCATAAGTTTAGACAATGTCAAAGCG GCCTTGAAGAAGAACGCAACTGATGCCATGAATGAGTCACGCGTTTATGATTTTCTTGCTTCA CTTAATGCACTTCAATACAGAAGGATGGATTTTGAAGAATTCTGTGCTGCTGCATTAAGTGTCTATCAGTTGGAGGCTCTCGAGAGATGGGAGCAACATGCTCGTTGTGCCTATGAACTCTTCGAGAAGGATGGGAACCGTACTATCATGATTGAGGAGTTAGCTTCG GAACTCGGGCTTAGCCCTTCGGTTCCTGTTCATGCCGTTCTCCATGATTGGATTAGACACACTGATGGAAAACTTAGTTTCCTTGGATTTGTCAAGCTATTACATGGTGTTTCCAGCCGTTCACTTGCCAAAGTACATTGA
- the LOC105177667 gene encoding CDPK-related protein kinase isoform X2, translated as MKKMTTAIAIEDVRKEVKILRALTGHSNLIQFYDAYEDHDNVYIVMELCEGGELLDRILSRGGKYTEEDAKTVMIQILNVVAFCHLQGVVHRDLKPENFLFTSKEENSLLKAIDFGLSDFVKPDERLNDIVGSAYYVAPEVLHRAYSTEADVWSIGVIAYILLCGSRPFWARTESGIFRAVVKAEPTYEEQPWPTLSSEAKDFVKRLLNKDPRKRMTAAQALCHPWIKTSNDVKVPLDILIFKLMRAYMRSSPLRKAALRALSKTLTADELFYLKEQFALLEPNKNGTISLDNVKAALKKNATDAMNESRVYDFLASLNALQYRRMDFEEFCAAALSVYQLEALERWEQHARCAYELFEKDGNRTIMIEELASELGLSPSVPVHAVLHDWIRHTDGKLSFLGFVKLLHGVSSRSLAKVH; from the exons ATGAAAAAG ATGACCACCGCTATTGCTATTGAAGATGTGAGAAAGGAGGTGAAAATATTGAGAGCTTTGACGGGACATAGCAATCTGATACAATTTTATGATGCTTATGAAGATCATGACAATGTCTACATCGTGATGGA GTTATGTGAAGGAGGGGAGCTTTTAGATAGAATACTTTCAAG GGGTGGGAAGTACACAGAAGAGGACGCAAAGACCGTGATGATACAAATACTGAATGTTGTTGCATTCTGCCATCTCCAAGGGGTGGTCCACCGGGATCTTAAACCCGAG AATTTCTTGTTTACTTCAAAGGAAGAAAACTCGTTACTGAAGGCCATAGATTTTGGTTTATCAGACTTCGTGAAACCAG ATGAAAGGCTTAATGACATTGTTGGCAGTGCATATTATGTGGCTCCTGAAGTATTACATCGAGCGTACAGTACCGAGGCTGACGTTTGGAGTATTGGTGTAATAGCATATATCCTGCTTTGTGGGAGCCGCCCATTTTGGGCTCGAACTGAGTCTGGCATCTTTCGTGCTGTTGTAAAAGCTGAACCAACATATGAAGAACAACCCTGGCCAACTCTGTCTTCTGAGGCCAAAGATTTTGTGAAACGTCTTCTAAATAAGGATCCAAGGAAAAGAATGACTGCAGCTCAAGCCCTTT GTCATCCATGGATAAAAACTTCTAACGACGTAAAGGTTCCTTTGGACATACTAATATTTAAGCTCATGAGAGCTTATATGCGTTCATCTCCCCTCCGGAAAGCTGCTTTACGG GCTTTATCAAAAACACTGACTGCTGATGAACTTTTCTATTTGAAGGAGCAATTTGCTCTATTGGAGCCAAACAAAAATGGCACCATAAGTTTAGACAATGTCAAAGCG GCCTTGAAGAAGAACGCAACTGATGCCATGAATGAGTCACGCGTTTATGATTTTCTTGCTTCA CTTAATGCACTTCAATACAGAAGGATGGATTTTGAAGAATTCTGTGCTGCTGCATTAAGTGTCTATCAGTTGGAGGCTCTCGAGAGATGGGAGCAACATGCTCGTTGTGCCTATGAACTCTTCGAGAAGGATGGGAACCGTACTATCATGATTGAGGAGTTAGCTTCG GAACTCGGGCTTAGCCCTTCGGTTCCTGTTCATGCCGTTCTCCATGATTGGATTAGACACACTGATGGAAAACTTAGTTTCCTTGGATTTGTCAAGCTATTACATGGTGTTTCCAGCCGTTCACTTGCCAAAGTACATTGA